Proteins from one Hyperolius riggenbachi isolate aHypRig1 chromosome 4, aHypRig1.pri, whole genome shotgun sequence genomic window:
- the LOC137570961 gene encoding pleckstrin homology-like domain family B member 3, with protein MWSDFKSKTPCAVRRIKDQLRELDRSQARRRARSASAPPSSRNIVDPTQEDPAAASPPADDEAGPSTSQRPRSSRQRGRRRCRQRGRRRSRSRSVASSISVRLRRRRPRQLSSGRPESGAIETAESSELTARVAALEQQVQQQRVEYEARLQQLQAAFQQQIEQLQQQLEAQIEDQRQRILACREEGERLHEYFAQVAGKRRM; from the exons ATGTGGAGCGACTTCAAGTCGAAGACACCATGTGCGGTGAGGAGAATTAAAGACCAGCTTCGGGAAT TGGATCGGTCTCAGGCACGCAGGCGGGCCCGTTccgcctctgctcctccctcttcccgcAATATTGTGGACCCCACTCAGGAGgatcctgctgctgcctcccccCCTGCTGATGATGAGGCTGGACCCAGCACCAGCCAAAGGCCCCGTAGCAGCCGGCAGCGTGGGCGAAGGCGCTGCCGGCAGCGTGGGCGAAGGCGCTCCCGGAGCCGATCTGTGGCAT CCTCTATCTCTGTGCGATTGCGCAGACGCCGGCCACGGCAACTTTCCTCCGGCAGGCCAGAAAGTGGTGCCATTGAAACAGCTGAGT CTTCTGAACTAACCGCCCGTGTTGCTGCCCTTGAGCAACAAGTACAGCAGCAGCGGGTGGAATATGAAGCGCGCCTCCAGCAGCTACAAGCTGCTTTTCAGCAGCAGATAGAGCAACTGCAACAACAGCTGGAGGCACAGATTGAGGACCAACGGCAGAGGATTCTGGcctgcagggaggagggagaacgGCTCCATGAGTATTTTGCCCAGGTTGCCGGTAAAAGGAGGATGTAA